A stretch of the Oenococcus sp. UCMA 16435 genome encodes the following:
- a CDS encoding HAMP domain-containing histidine kinase produces MKLTAKEIRHLSFYGAAAAIVLLFLDWSVFSFFAAILSGNFRIDRSNFYSLARITFNSHNFTFKNQQWWGFVAILLVGIILWIFLLLREYQQLQLKRLSDEITRINNTNDNDQIKMTSIDPMVTNLVSQINQMTQAKQEILNTELDNEKRQQELVTNVSHDLRTPLTSIIGYLGLIEANPKLPEEQMRKHVSTAYAKAQQLVSMVEDLFSYSQTQTNGENMNFQPMEISEFFDQLIVQFSLDAQKHNITMSSLTNPNQIKIVADPEKLARLFMNLINNAFKYGKSAMTFIKLTAVKKDDLVEIRVQNDGEQIPKASLNKLFDRFYRVDQSGNKDISGTGLGLAISQGIVKQHHGAIRVESSTQLTSFVIELPLDASLGISHD; encoded by the coding sequence GTGAAGTTAACAGCAAAAGAAATTCGACATCTTAGTTTTTATGGAGCAGCCGCGGCAATCGTGCTGCTTTTTTTGGACTGGTCGGTTTTCTCGTTTTTTGCAGCCATTCTATCCGGAAATTTTCGAATTGATCGTAGTAATTTTTATTCCTTGGCTCGGATTACTTTTAATAGCCACAATTTTACTTTTAAAAACCAACAATGGTGGGGCTTTGTCGCAATTCTTTTGGTAGGAATTATTTTATGGATTTTCCTTTTGCTGCGCGAGTATCAGCAGTTGCAGTTAAAACGGCTATCTGACGAAATTACGAGAATTAATAATACGAATGATAATGATCAAATAAAAATGACTTCAATCGATCCAATGGTGACGAATCTTGTTTCACAAATTAACCAAATGACGCAAGCAAAACAGGAAATATTAAACACCGAACTAGACAATGAAAAAAGACAACAGGAATTAGTCACAAATGTTTCCCATGATTTAAGAACGCCTTTGACGTCGATCATCGGTTATTTAGGTTTGATCGAAGCCAACCCCAAATTGCCGGAAGAACAAATGAGAAAGCATGTTTCAACGGCTTATGCAAAAGCTCAACAATTGGTATCAATGGTAGAAGACCTCTTTTCTTATTCACAGACACAAACAAATGGGGAAAATATGAATTTTCAACCAATGGAGATTTCTGAATTCTTTGATCAATTGATAGTTCAATTTAGTCTTGATGCTCAAAAACACAATATTACGATGTCTAGTCTAACCAATCCCAATCAAATAAAAATTGTTGCCGATCCGGAAAAGCTGGCCCGTTTATTTATGAACCTGATTAACAATGCTTTTAAATATGGCAAGTCGGCTATGACTTTTATCAAATTGACGGCCGTCAAAAAAGACGATCTAGTTGAAATTAGGGTGCAAAATGATGGAGAACAGATTCCAAAGGCTAGTCTGAACAAATTATTTGATCGTTTCTACCGTGTAGATCAATCCGGAAATAAAGATATTTCAGGGACCGGCCTTGGGCTGGCAATTTCTCAAGGGATTGTTAAGCAGCACCACGGAGCTATTCGAGTTGAATCAAGTACTCAACTCACAAGTTTTGTGATCGAGTTGCCGCTGGACGCCTCATTGGGGATATCGCATGATTAA